The Aquitalea magnusonii region TTCCACGCGCGAAACGCGTATCAGCAGCCGCGAACAGGCGCAGATGTGGCTGAAGCTGAACGGGTACCAGCCTACCGAAATGAATATCGGCCCCATGACCCGGTTGGGTGGCCGCATGTTCAAGGCCAATGTGGCGTTTGACGATCATCCTGGTGACTTGCGCTATAGCAACCGCATTCAGACAGTCTCGGTGGATTCCATCATCCACTTTTTTGATGAGCGCCAGGAAGGCTGGAAAATCATCGAATTGCCCGGCCCGCAAGCTGCTCGCCGCTTCTGAGCCTGTCGTATCGTGTTAGTGGCTGAATTGCTGGAACAGCCGCTTGCGCAATTCGGCAATGCCGCTGCCTACCGCAGACGACAACTGGCTGTAGCGCGATGGACCCACCGCCAGCGCTTCGCTGGCGGCATCGAACTGCCCCTGGTTGATCAATTCAGCCACGCGTGCGGCTTCCAGATGGAATTGGCGGTGGTTTTCCACCAACTGCAGGTAGGCAGCATACTGGGCACAATTGGTCCGGCCCTCCTCTTGCAGCCAGCGGCCCAGCTCACAGCTACAGGCATCGGCAATCTGCGCGCAGTCCAGCTTCCTGCCTTCCAGCATGGCCATGCGCAGCTCCAATTTCATTTCAAAATGCAGCAGCAGGGCATCTTCTAGATTCATGCCATTTCTCCGCCATCTCGACCCCGAGCTGTCAATATAGACAGGGAGAATCCGTCAAAGCCAGCCCGGTTTCAACTGCGGCCGCTTTATTCGCGGTGCCAGGATTGGCTGGTGGCGCGCAGCAACTGCTGCCGGTTGGCTTCGCCAGCATTTGCCGCCTGCATAAAGCGATCCAGCGAGACTTGCTCTGGCCATGGAGCATCGGTGTTCTGCCAGTGCTGCAGGCGGTCGATGCGGAAATGCCGGTAGTCTTGCCGCAGCAGGCACCAAGCCGCCAGCGTCCAGCGATCCCCCCAGAAAAACAGGCCCAGCGGCAAGACACTGCGTTGACTGCCCTGCCCTTGTTCATCGCGATAAGTGATGGCCACGGCCTGCCGCTGCAAAATGGCATCCCGCAGTGCTGTCAGGCGTTCACAGGGGTAATTGTGATGTTGCGGTACAAACAGCGGTGCCGGTATCAGTCCGGCGGAGCCCAGCACGGCGTGAATCTTGGCCAGTGCGCTGGCTGCCGCATTGGCGGTGGCCGGGTCGGCCCAGCCGGCCAGCATGCGCGCACCCACCTCCAGCGCAGCCAGTTCGTCGGCAGAAAAACTCAATGGCGGTGGGCTAAAGCCCTGCTCCAGCCAGTAGCCCTCGCCTGCCTCGCCATTGACCGGCGCACCGCTAGAGAGCAAGTCGGCCATGTCGCGGTAGACGGTGCGTATCGATACTTCCAGCCACGCGGCCAACTGCGCTGCCGTGGTGCGGCGGCGACCGCGCAGCAGGTGCAGGATTTGTAATAGACGGTCGGCGCGGCGCATGGCTGTGTGCTCTGGCTGCCGTTGACTCAGGGGCTTACCGGGCTGCATAACTCCAGCAGCATGCCATCCGGGCAACGCAGGAAAGATACCGTCTGGCCCCAGGGTTTTACCTGTGGTGCCGCTAGTTCGCTGGCACCGGCAGCCAGTGCGGCCTGGTGTGCTGCCATCACGTCATCAGTAGCCAGGGCGATTTCCACTCCCAGCGGCAGTGCGCCTTCATCGGCAAAGCGAAAACCCTGCGGATGATTGCCCAGCGCCAGCGCCTTGCTGGCAAAGGACAGGGTGGTGTCGCCGGTGTCCAGCTCGCCATAGTCGCCTTCCGGGGTGAGAAAGCGGCGCGAGAAGCCGAATGCCGTTTCAAAAAAGGCCAGCGAGCCGGCAACATCCGCCACATAAACAATGGTGTAGGCAAATTTCATCCTGCTTCCCTTCCTGCTATGGCGTGGGACTGCTGCTCCTGCGCCAGTGCGATGATCTGGGCGATGGCCTGCCGTGCCTGCGGGCTGTTATGCCAACAGCTAGAGCCAATTGCCTGCGCCACTTGCCAGGTGATGTCGGCGGCTTGCTGGCCGGCCAACTGGCGCAGGCTGCTAAAGCCGATCTGCTCCAGTCTGGCGATGACGGTCGGGCCAACCCCCTTGAGTGCCAGCAGTAGCTGGCGTTCATGCTGACTGAATGACATGGTTTGTTCTCCGTAGTGGGCTTGGCCGTGCCACATGACAATAGTGTTAATGCTTATGTCATTGTGGGGCCAGCCCTATGGGGCTGGCAATATCGACTGTCCGCCCGCTTCAGGGTTCCAGATGCAGGCCGATGATATTGCCCTCGCTGTCTTCCAGCAGCGCGATATCGCCATTGCCATCTTCTAGCGTGGTGATGGCTTGCAGCACCTTGCCGCCCGCCATTTTTACCCGCTCCAAGGTAGCCGCCAGATCCGGTCCGCCATCCAGATAAATACGGCAGCCCTGGCCGGCTGCCGGCAGGCGCGGGCTGGCCATGATGCAGCCGGAGCTGTCGGGGAATACCGCGATTTTTTCCTGCGATACCAGGCAGAACTCCAGTTTTAACTGCAACTGGAACACCTGCTGATAAAAGGCAACCGCACGGTCAAAATTGGCGGCGGGGATTTCAAACCAGTGAATCAGCGACATGATATGGCTCCAAAAAGGTGACGGCGGGATGCCGTAGCCACAGCATGCGCGCCCCCTGCTGACAGCGTGTTGTCAGTGGCTGCTGGGGGGCGCAAAAAAGCCACCGGCTGGCGGTGGCGGTGGGCGATCAAGGCAGGTGGCACTAGTCCAGCTGACCGGCCAGCGCGGCCAGCACCCGCGCACTGGTAGCCTGCGGGTGGGCGGTGATGCGCAGCATATGGCGCACGGCGGAGTGTTGCGGGCGGTGGATGGCAATGCCGTTTTGCAACAGGTGGCGCTGGATGGCTTCGGCCTGGGGGGCGTCCGGATAAGCGACGCAGACAAAATTGGTGTGCGATGGCAGTGGTGTCAGGCCCTGGTCGTACAAGGCATGGCTCAGGTGATGGCGCAGGGTGATGGTTTGGGCCACCAGCTTGCGTGAGTAGTCCGGGTCGTCCAGCACAATCTGGGCCGCGGCCTGGGCAATGCTGGACAGCGCGTATTGCGGGCGGATCTGGTCGGCCTTGGCGATGATGTCGGCACTGGCGATGGCGTAGCCTACCCGCAGCCCGGCCAGCGCATAGGCCTTGGACAGGGTGCGCAGGCGCAGGGTGTGCGGCAGGATGCCAGCAGGCGGCGCATCGGCGGCATCGGTACAGAAATCGACATAGGCCTCGTCCAGCAGCAGCAGGGTGTGCGGCGGCAGCGCGGCGCGCAGACAGAGGATGTCTTCGGCTTGCCAGTAATGGCCGGTGGGATTGTCGGGGTTGGCCAGATACAGTACCGAGGCATGCTCGGCACGCGCCACTTCGGCCAGCCGCGCCAGATCGGGCTGCATGTGCTGGCCACGCTGGCAATACGGTACTTCCAGCACGCGGGCCCCCACGCCTTCGGCAAAGTAGCGGAAGGTGGGATAGGTGCCGGCGGTGGTGACCACGGCATCGCCCGGATTACAGGTCAGCCGCAGTGCCAGCAGGATCAGGCTGTCAGCCCCGGTATCAAACAGCACTTCAGCCGGGCTCACGCCGTTCAGCTTTGCCGCGCGCTCCCGCAGCGCATGCGCGTACGGGTCGGGATACAGCCTGGCCATTTCCGCCAGTGCCTTGCCTAGCTCGCCAGCCAGTGGCGATACCGGATCCGGCAGGCTC contains the following coding sequences:
- a CDS encoding helix-turn-helix transcriptional regulator — translated: MRRADRLLQILHLLRGRRRTTAAQLAAWLEVSIRTVYRDMADLLSSGAPVNGEAGEGYWLEQGFSPPPLSFSADELAALEVGARMLAGWADPATANAAASALAKIHAVLGSAGLIPAPLFVPQHHNYPCERLTALRDAILQRQAVAITYRDEQGQGSQRSVLPLGLFFWGDRWTLAAWCLLRQDYRHFRIDRLQHWQNTDAPWPEQVSLDRFMQAANAGEANRQQLLRATSQSWHRE
- a CDS encoding pyridoxal phosphate-dependent aminotransferase, with the translated sequence MTRFARHLEHHTIVNPFPGIVKLETALGHRIKTRIGSNESLPDPVSPLAGELGKALAEMARLYPDPYAHALRERAAKLNGVSPAEVLFDTGADSLILLALRLTCNPGDAVVTTAGTYPTFRYFAEGVGARVLEVPYCQRGQHMQPDLARLAEVARAEHASVLYLANPDNPTGHYWQAEDILCLRAALPPHTLLLLDEAYVDFCTDAADAPPAGILPHTLRLRTLSKAYALAGLRVGYAIASADIIAKADQIRPQYALSSIAQAAAQIVLDDPDYSRKLVAQTITLRHHLSHALYDQGLTPLPSHTNFVCVAYPDAPQAEAIQRHLLQNGIAIHRPQHSAVRHMLRITAHPQATSARVLAALAGQLD
- a CDS encoding VOC family protein; this encodes MSLIHWFEIPAANFDRAVAFYQQVFQLQLKLEFCLVSQEKIAVFPDSSGCIMASPRLPAAGQGCRIYLDGGPDLAATLERVKMAGGKVLQAITTLEDGNGDIALLEDSEGNIIGLHLEP
- a CDS encoding VOC family protein, with the translated sequence MKFAYTIVYVADVAGSLAFFETAFGFSRRFLTPEGDYGELDTGDTTLSFASKALALGNHPQGFRFADEGALPLGVEIALATDDVMAAHQAALAAGASELAAPQVKPWGQTVSFLRCPDGMLLELCSPVSP
- a CDS encoding CZB domain-containing protein is translated as MNLEDALLLHFEMKLELRMAMLEGRKLDCAQIADACSCELGRWLQEEGRTNCAQYAAYLQLVENHRQFHLEAARVAELINQGQFDAASEALAVGPSRYSQLSSAVGSGIAELRKRLFQQFSH